Proteins from a genomic interval of Musa acuminata AAA Group cultivar baxijiao chromosome BXJ1-9, Cavendish_Baxijiao_AAA, whole genome shotgun sequence:
- the LOC103975018 gene encoding histidinol dehydrogenase, chloroplastic-like isoform X2 encodes MDSTILSFPRTNRFVGTRTIDHSLGLCALNLSRYNICYLPKGLKGRIVRSAMKSYKLSELTHTEVDSLKARPRIDFSSIFSVVNPIVDDVQCRGDAAVIDYTAKFDKVVLDKVVELVSDLPVPELDPAVRKAFDVAYANIYAFHDAQRVPEKDIENMTGVRCKRIARCIGAVGLYVPGGTAVLPSTALMLSVPTHIAGCKTIVLATPPSRDGSICKEVLYCAKKASVTHILKAGGAQAVSAMAWGTPSCPKVEKIFGPGNQYVTAAKMILLNSEAMVSIDMPAGPSEVLVIADKHANPVHVAADLLSQAEHGPDSQVVLVVAGDGVDIDAIQAEVSNQCASLPRGEYASKALSHSYVVFARDMVEAISFSNLYAPEHLIINVKDAERWEGLIENAGSVFLGQWTPESVGDYASGTNHVLPTYGYARMYSGVSLNSFLKYITVQSLTEEGLKNIGPHVAKMAEVEGLEAHKRAVTLRLQEIEAGLPA; translated from the exons ATGGACAGTACAATTTTATCTTTTCCAAGGACTAACAGATTTGTTGGCACTCGTACCATTGACCATTCCCTGGGACTTTGTGCTCTTAATTTATCAAGATATAACATATGCTATTTGCCTAAAG GATTGAAAGGTCGAATTGTTAGGAGTGCAATGAAATCTTATAAGCTTTCTGAGCTTACTCATACTGAGGTTGATTCTCTCAAGGCTCGCCCTCGTATTGATTTCTCATCCATTTTTAGTGTG GTAAACCCAATCGTGGATGATGTACAGTGCAGAGGAGATGCTGCAGTAATAGA TTATACGGCAAAATTTGACAAAGTTGTACTTGACAAAGTAGTTGAGCTTGTTTCTGATCTTCCGGTTCCAGAG CTTGATCCAGCTGTAAGGAAAGCATTTGATGTGGCATATGCCAATATTTATGCATTTCATGATGCTCAAAGGGTTCCTGAGAAGGATATTGAGAATATGACA GGAGTTCGGTGCAAAAGGATAGCAAGGTGCATCGGCGCTGTAGGGCTTTATGTTCCAGGGGGTACTGCAGTTTTACCCTCAACTGCTCTCATGCTTTCAGTG CCCACACATATTGCCGGGTGCAAAACTATTGTTCTTGCAACTCCGCCAAGTCGTGATGGTAGCATTTGCAAG GAAGTACTTTATTGTGCCAAGAAAGCCAGTGTAACTCACATTCTAAAAGCTGGGGGAGCTCAG GCAGTCTCAGCAATGGCTTGGGGAACTCCATCTTGCCCAAAG GTCGAAAAAATTTTTGGCCCAGGAAATCAATATGTTACTGCTGCAAAAATGATTCTCCTG AACAGTGAAGCAATGGTTTCCATTGACATGCCTGCTGGCCCTTCAGAGGTTCTGGTCATTGCTGACAAGCATGCCAATCCTGTTCATGTAGCTGCAGATCTCCTCTCTCAG GCAGAACATGGTCCAGATAGTCAGGTGGTTCTTGTCGTTGCCGGAGATGGAGTGGATATTGATGCTATCCAGGCTGAAGTTAGCAACCAATGTGCTAGCCTTCCCAGAGGAGAATATGCTTCAAAAGCACTGAGTCATAGCTATGTTGTGTTTGCCAGAGACATGGTTGAG GCAATTTCCTTCTCAAACTTGTATGCTCCTGAGCATTTGATCATCAACGTCAAGGATGCGGAAAGGTGGGAGGGTCTCATTGAGAATGCTG GCTCAGTCTTTTTAGGACAATGGACGCCGGAGAGCGTTGGTGATTATGCTAGCGGCACCAACCATGTCCTTCCCACATACGGATATGCAAGAATGTACAGTGGGGTGTCACTAAACTCATTTCTCAAATACATAACTGTACAGTCCTTAACCGAGGAAGGTCTCAAAAACATTGGACCGCATGTAGCAAAGATGGCAGAAGTCGAAGGGCTGGAGGCTCACAAGAGAGCTGTTACCCTTCGGCTGCAGGAAATCGAAGCTGGCCTACCTGCTTAG
- the LOC103975018 gene encoding histidinol dehydrogenase, chloroplastic-like isoform X1 produces MDSTILSFPRTNRFVGTRTIDHSLGLCALNLSRYNICYLPKGLKGRIVRSAMKSYKLSELTHTEVDSLKARPRIDFSSIFSVVNPIVDDVQCRGDAAVIDYTAKFDKVVLDKVVELVSDLPVPEVIIATRLFLSAVRKAFDVAYANIYAFHDAQRVPEKDIENMTGVRCKRIARCIGAVGLYVPGGTAVLPSTALMLSVPTHIAGCKTIVLATPPSRDGSICKEVLYCAKKASVTHILKAGGAQAVSAMAWGTPSCPKVEKIFGPGNQYVTAAKMILLNSEAMVSIDMPAGPSEVLVIADKHANPVHVAADLLSQAEHGPDSQVVLVVAGDGVDIDAIQAEVSNQCASLPRGEYASKALSHSYVVFARDMVEAISFSNLYAPEHLIINVKDAERWEGLIENAGSVFLGQWTPESVGDYASGTNHVLPTYGYARMYSGVSLNSFLKYITVQSLTEEGLKNIGPHVAKMAEVEGLEAHKRAVTLRLQEIEAGLPA; encoded by the exons ATGGACAGTACAATTTTATCTTTTCCAAGGACTAACAGATTTGTTGGCACTCGTACCATTGACCATTCCCTGGGACTTTGTGCTCTTAATTTATCAAGATATAACATATGCTATTTGCCTAAAG GATTGAAAGGTCGAATTGTTAGGAGTGCAATGAAATCTTATAAGCTTTCTGAGCTTACTCATACTGAGGTTGATTCTCTCAAGGCTCGCCCTCGTATTGATTTCTCATCCATTTTTAGTGTG GTAAACCCAATCGTGGATGATGTACAGTGCAGAGGAGATGCTGCAGTAATAGA TTATACGGCAAAATTTGACAAAGTTGTACTTGACAAAGTAGTTGAGCTTGTTTCTGATCTTCCGGTTCCAGAG GTGATCATTGCTACCAGGCTTTTTCTTTCAG CTGTAAGGAAAGCATTTGATGTGGCATATGCCAATATTTATGCATTTCATGATGCTCAAAGGGTTCCTGAGAAGGATATTGAGAATATGACA GGAGTTCGGTGCAAAAGGATAGCAAGGTGCATCGGCGCTGTAGGGCTTTATGTTCCAGGGGGTACTGCAGTTTTACCCTCAACTGCTCTCATGCTTTCAGTG CCCACACATATTGCCGGGTGCAAAACTATTGTTCTTGCAACTCCGCCAAGTCGTGATGGTAGCATTTGCAAG GAAGTACTTTATTGTGCCAAGAAAGCCAGTGTAACTCACATTCTAAAAGCTGGGGGAGCTCAG GCAGTCTCAGCAATGGCTTGGGGAACTCCATCTTGCCCAAAG GTCGAAAAAATTTTTGGCCCAGGAAATCAATATGTTACTGCTGCAAAAATGATTCTCCTG AACAGTGAAGCAATGGTTTCCATTGACATGCCTGCTGGCCCTTCAGAGGTTCTGGTCATTGCTGACAAGCATGCCAATCCTGTTCATGTAGCTGCAGATCTCCTCTCTCAG GCAGAACATGGTCCAGATAGTCAGGTGGTTCTTGTCGTTGCCGGAGATGGAGTGGATATTGATGCTATCCAGGCTGAAGTTAGCAACCAATGTGCTAGCCTTCCCAGAGGAGAATATGCTTCAAAAGCACTGAGTCATAGCTATGTTGTGTTTGCCAGAGACATGGTTGAG GCAATTTCCTTCTCAAACTTGTATGCTCCTGAGCATTTGATCATCAACGTCAAGGATGCGGAAAGGTGGGAGGGTCTCATTGAGAATGCTG GCTCAGTCTTTTTAGGACAATGGACGCCGGAGAGCGTTGGTGATTATGCTAGCGGCACCAACCATGTCCTTCCCACATACGGATATGCAAGAATGTACAGTGGGGTGTCACTAAACTCATTTCTCAAATACATAACTGTACAGTCCTTAACCGAGGAAGGTCTCAAAAACATTGGACCGCATGTAGCAAAGATGGCAGAAGTCGAAGGGCTGGAGGCTCACAAGAGAGCTGTTACCCTTCGGCTGCAGGAAATCGAAGCTGGCCTACCTGCTTAG
- the LOC103975018 gene encoding histidinol dehydrogenase, chloroplastic-like isoform X3, with product MKSYKLSELTHTEVDSLKARPRIDFSSIFSVVNPIVDDVQCRGDAAVIDYTAKFDKVVLDKVVELVSDLPVPEVIIATRLFLSAVRKAFDVAYANIYAFHDAQRVPEKDIENMTGVRCKRIARCIGAVGLYVPGGTAVLPSTALMLSVPTHIAGCKTIVLATPPSRDGSICKEVLYCAKKASVTHILKAGGAQAVSAMAWGTPSCPKVEKIFGPGNQYVTAAKMILLNSEAMVSIDMPAGPSEVLVIADKHANPVHVAADLLSQAEHGPDSQVVLVVAGDGVDIDAIQAEVSNQCASLPRGEYASKALSHSYVVFARDMVEAISFSNLYAPEHLIINVKDAERWEGLIENAGSVFLGQWTPESVGDYASGTNHVLPTYGYARMYSGVSLNSFLKYITVQSLTEEGLKNIGPHVAKMAEVEGLEAHKRAVTLRLQEIEAGLPA from the exons ATGAAATCTTATAAGCTTTCTGAGCTTACTCATACTGAGGTTGATTCTCTCAAGGCTCGCCCTCGTATTGATTTCTCATCCATTTTTAGTGTG GTAAACCCAATCGTGGATGATGTACAGTGCAGAGGAGATGCTGCAGTAATAGA TTATACGGCAAAATTTGACAAAGTTGTACTTGACAAAGTAGTTGAGCTTGTTTCTGATCTTCCGGTTCCAGAG GTGATCATTGCTACCAGGCTTTTTCTTTCAG CTGTAAGGAAAGCATTTGATGTGGCATATGCCAATATTTATGCATTTCATGATGCTCAAAGGGTTCCTGAGAAGGATATTGAGAATATGACA GGAGTTCGGTGCAAAAGGATAGCAAGGTGCATCGGCGCTGTAGGGCTTTATGTTCCAGGGGGTACTGCAGTTTTACCCTCAACTGCTCTCATGCTTTCAGTG CCCACACATATTGCCGGGTGCAAAACTATTGTTCTTGCAACTCCGCCAAGTCGTGATGGTAGCATTTGCAAG GAAGTACTTTATTGTGCCAAGAAAGCCAGTGTAACTCACATTCTAAAAGCTGGGGGAGCTCAG GCAGTCTCAGCAATGGCTTGGGGAACTCCATCTTGCCCAAAG GTCGAAAAAATTTTTGGCCCAGGAAATCAATATGTTACTGCTGCAAAAATGATTCTCCTG AACAGTGAAGCAATGGTTTCCATTGACATGCCTGCTGGCCCTTCAGAGGTTCTGGTCATTGCTGACAAGCATGCCAATCCTGTTCATGTAGCTGCAGATCTCCTCTCTCAG GCAGAACATGGTCCAGATAGTCAGGTGGTTCTTGTCGTTGCCGGAGATGGAGTGGATATTGATGCTATCCAGGCTGAAGTTAGCAACCAATGTGCTAGCCTTCCCAGAGGAGAATATGCTTCAAAAGCACTGAGTCATAGCTATGTTGTGTTTGCCAGAGACATGGTTGAG GCAATTTCCTTCTCAAACTTGTATGCTCCTGAGCATTTGATCATCAACGTCAAGGATGCGGAAAGGTGGGAGGGTCTCATTGAGAATGCTG GCTCAGTCTTTTTAGGACAATGGACGCCGGAGAGCGTTGGTGATTATGCTAGCGGCACCAACCATGTCCTTCCCACATACGGATATGCAAGAATGTACAGTGGGGTGTCACTAAACTCATTTCTCAAATACATAACTGTACAGTCCTTAACCGAGGAAGGTCTCAAAAACATTGGACCGCATGTAGCAAAGATGGCAGAAGTCGAAGGGCTGGAGGCTCACAAGAGAGCTGTTACCCTTCGGCTGCAGGAAATCGAAGCTGGCCTACCTGCTTAG